In Erigeron canadensis isolate Cc75 chromosome 1, C_canadensis_v1, whole genome shotgun sequence, a single window of DNA contains:
- the LOC122601238 gene encoding nuclear poly(A) polymerase 1, producing MGSQGFNNQKNGQRLGITEPISLGGPTEFDVIKTNELEKFLADAGLYESHEEAISREEVLGRLDQIVKIWVKKVSRARGLSEQLVQEANAKIFTFGSYRLGVHGPGADIDTLCVGPRHADRQEDFFGELKKMLIEMPDVTDMHPVPDAHVPVMKFKLNGVSIDLLYARLSLWVIPEDLDISHDSILQNADEQTVRSLNGCRVTDQILRLVPNIQNFRTTLRCMKFWAKRRGVYSNVVGFLGGINWALLVARICQLYPNALPSMLVSRFFKVYTQWRWPNPVMLCAIVEGSLGLQIWGRNYNDKFHLMPIITPAYPSMNSSYNVSPSTLVIMTEEFKRGHDICEAMVLHNGGWHELFEPYRFFEAYKNYLQIDIAAENDDDMLNWKGWVISRLRQLVKKIERDTSKMLLIHPNPADFSDRSNPFRCSYFLGLQRKEGTVTEAKQFDIRLTVDEFKASVITYLSWKPGMVINVIHIKRRDIPAFVFPGGIRPSRPARVSVGRRQLPETSAASSVSMDAGTSADVNVVDGPNDTKKRKWEEDHMLTKFTDSKLIKSEGLENKRSSVGAHSNGTSLGGAEAISVTEQVGTSGYNNEMSQNNEDISVPIPSISRDAEKLAIEKLMSSPYESHQSRPQELEVEELDNNSEDQILGNTTKRIDMESSPSKEVASSMKISNATGSASSQLNGGLEELEASELDAALPRVTHARAASQKKPIIRFSFTSLAKATGNSS from the exons ATGGGTAGCCAAGGgtttaataatcaaaaaaacGGACAAAGGTTAGGGATTACCGAGCCTATATCGTTGGGTGGACCAACCGAGTTTGACGTTATCAAGACAAACGAACTTGAAAAG tttttgGCCGATGCGGGATTATATGAGAGTCATGAAGAGGCTATAAGTAGGGAAGAGGTTTTAGGACGGCTAGATCAG ATTGTGAAAATCTGGGTGAAAAAAGTGAGTCGGGCGAGGGGGTTAAGTGAGCAGCTTGTACAGGAAGCAAATGCGAAAATTTTTACCTTCGGATCCTATCGTCTCGGG gtCCATGGACCTGGTGCAGACATTGATACCCTATGTGTTGGACCCAGACATGCAGATCGACAG GAAGATTTCTTTGGTGAGCTAAAAAAAATGCTTATCGAGATGCCTGATGTAACGGATATGCATCCTGTACCTGATGCTCATGTTCCTGTGATGAAGTTTAAGTTAAATGGGGTTTCAATAGATCTTCTTTATGCAAGACTTTCACTTTGGGTCATACCTGAG GATTTGGATATTTCTCATGACTCAATACTGCAAAATGCAGATGAGCAGACAGTTCGGAGTCTTAATGGATGCAGAGTTACTGACCAGATCCTGCGTCTAGTACCTAATATTCAG AACTTCCGCACAACTTTAAGATGCATGAAGTTTTGGGCCAAGCGACGGGGCGTGTATTCAAAT gtTGTAGGATTTCTAGGTGGTATTAACTGGGCTTTGCTTGTTGCACGCATTTGCCAACTGTATCCGAATGCACTGCCCAGTATGTTGGTTTCTCGATTCTTCAAGGTCTATACTCAGTGGCGATGGCCTAATCCGGTAATGCTCTGTGCTATTGTGGAAGGTTCACTTGGATTGCAAATTTGGGGACGAAATTACAATGACAAATTTCATTTAATGCCGATTATTACTCCAGCTTATCCTAGCATGAACTCTAGCTATAATGTGTCACCAAGTACTTTAGTGATAATGACCGAAGAGTTTAAACGAGGTCATGATATCTGTGAG gcTATGGTGTTACATAATGGTGGTTGGCATGAACTTTTTGAGCCTTATCGTTTCTTTGAAGCATATAAGAATTATCTGCAGATAGATATTGCTGCAGAGAATGATGATGATATGCTAAACTGGAAAGGATGGGTTATATCTCGCTTGCGCCAACTTGTAAAGAAG ATTGAGAGAGACACCTCAAAAATGTTGTTAATCCATCCAAATCCAGCGGACTTTTCAGACAGGTCAAACCCATTTCGCTGCAGTTACTTCTTAGGTCTTCAACGAAAAGAGGGTACTGTGACTGAAGCGAAGCAGTTTGATATACGATTAACAGTTGATGAATTTAAAGCCAGTGTGATTACATATTTATCATGGAAGCCCGGAATGGTAATAAACGTAATCCATATAAAGCGGAGAGACATTCCTGCTTTTGTTTTTCCTGGTGGCATACGACCTTCACGGCCTGCTAGAGTGAGTGTAGGCAGAAGGCAGCTCCCAGAAACGAGTGCTGCCAGCAGTGTCAGTATGGACGCGGGAACCTCTGCTGATGTTAATGTTGTTGATGGACCCAATGATACAAAGAAACGAAAATGGGAGGAGGATCATATGTTAACTAAGTTCACAGATTCCAAGCTCATAAAAAGTGAAGGCTTAGAAAACAAGAGATCTAGTGTTGGTGCTCATTCTAATGGTACCTCACTAGGTGGTGCTGAAGCCATCAGTGTAACTGAGCAAGTAGGGACATCTGGTTACAATAATGAGATGTCCCAAAACAATGAGGATATCAGTGTCCCAATACCCTCTATCTCTAGAGATGCAGAGAAGCTCGCAATTGAGAAGTTAATGTCCAGTCCATATGAATCCCACCAGAGTCGTCCACAAGAACTTGAGGTAGAAGAACTGGATAATAATAGTGAAGATCAAATCCTAGGTAATACTACCAAACGAATTGACATGGAATCTTCACCTTCTAAAGAAGTAGCTAGTTCTATGAAGATTAGCAATGCAACAGGTTCTGCTAGTTCGCAGTTGAATGGGGGCTTAGAAGAGCTTGAG GCTTCTGAACTTGATGCGGCCTTGCCGAGAGTTACTCATGCTAGAGCTGCGTCACAGAAAAAGCCAATTATCAg GTTCAGTTTTACTTCCTTGGCGAAGGCCACTGGCAATAGCTCTTAA